The nucleotide window GTTGTTCTGATGACTGCACATTCAACCATTTCGACAGCTGTAGAGGCCATGAAGTTAGGCGCTTACGATTATGTTGAAAAGCCTTTCGAAAACGAGAGAATGCTTATTATTATCCAGCATATTTTAGAATTAAAGCAAATCAAAGCAGAAAATAGAGTTCTTCAAAAACAGCTCAAAAAGGATTATGATTTCTCCGCTTATGTTGGTAAAAGTAAGCGAGTTGTCGAAATTTTTGAACTCGTAAAAATTGTTGCCCAAAAACAAACAAGTGTTTTACTGGTTGGCGAAACAGGTACAGGAAAAGAATTATTAACCAATATTATCCATTTCAATAGTAGTCGAAATCGTAAGCCCCTCATCAAAGTGAGCTGTGCTTTGCTAAGCCGTGAAATTTTTGAGTCCGAAATTTTTGGTCACGAAAAAGGAGCTTTTACGGGTGCTACAGACGAAAAAGTCGGACGATTTGAAATGGCCAATGGAGGCACACTTTATTTGGATGATATTGATGATGTGCCGCTCGAAATGCAGGTGAAATTATTAAGAGCACTCGAAGAACGAGAAATTGAGCGTGTTGGTGGAAGCAAAACAATCAAAGTGGATATAAGGCTAATTGCTTCTACAAAAAAAGATTTAAGACAAATGGTTGATGAAGGTTTGTTCAGGGAAGATTTGTTTTACCGCCTGAATGTTTTTCCTATTCAGTTGCCGTCTTTGAGAGAAAGACCCGAAGATATTATCAGTTTAACCAGACATTTTGTTTCCATTTTCTCAGAAGAGGAAGCAAAGCTAATTGATGAGGATGTTTTTGAAATATTAAAAAAATATCCATTTCAAGGCAATGTAAGAGAGTTGAGAAACATTTCTGAGCGCTTGACCCTTTTGAGTATAGATAATAGAATTACCAAGGAAATTATTCCTTATGAAATTAAATTCCCTGGTTTTAAGCCTGCCTGTTTTGCATTTGATGATAAAACTTTAAATGAAATATTAGAAGAAGTCGAAAAAAATGCCATACGATCTGCTTTAGATAAAACGCATGGAAACAAAGCAAAAGCCAGCGAAATATTGGGTCTGCCAGCATCAACGCTAAAATCTAAGATTGCAAAATTTGCTTTGTAAAGCATTTTCATCCACACTCAAAGTCAGGTATAATCAATAATGGATATAGTCTAAATTCATTTTGCTTGACTTCAGGAAATTCCTGAAAAATTCCCAATACTTTTGCCGTCAGTTTATCGTCTAAAAGGATGAGATTTAGTCGATTTTGGTATTCTTTTGTTTGGAAGTGAATTAATTCAAAAAATAATTATTGAATGATTTATTCCTTATTGTCAGAAACATACAGCTATTTAATCTTCACATCCTATTTTTCTTTTTGCTTAGGAACATAAATTGAAATACTGTCAGTCTTATGATCAAAATCATTAATTAAATTAATAAATTATGAAAAAGTATTTTAGTTATGTAGCAAGCATTATGTTTTTTGGTGCAGTACTATTCATGAGTAGCTGTAACGATAATCCTGATGTAATCGACAATCCCGACACAAGCTCAACCGAGCTTCTTGTCGAGAAATTTACCGAAGCTCCAATGTTGGATGGAACAATTGACGCAATGTGGGGAGCCTCTCAAAAATTACTTGGAACAACAGAAGTTCCTAATTTACCTGCAAGATTAACACACTTAAATAGTGATGGAGCTGGTATTGAAGAAAATCTGGGTTTATTTGATCCATATTCTGGCGAAAAGTATGACTATACAATGCGTGCCGGATATTTTGGAACTGATATTTATTTCTTGTTTGAGTGGGAAGATGCAGAAGATAGCAAAGACAGACAATCATGGTATTTCGATCCTTCTGACAAACTTTGGAAAGGTGAGCATAAATATGCTAACAATGCAAGTGATAAGTTTTACGAAGATAAATTTGCTTTCTTATTCCCAATTGGTGATGTAGATGGTTTTAACACAACAACTTGTTATGCTACTTGCCATACAGTAAGTACCATAGCCAATCCAAAAGACAAACACACCCGCCATTATCTTTTAACAGATGGTCAAAAAATTGACATGTGGCATTGGAAACGTGTAAGAGGCACATATTTGGGCCAGGTTGATGACCAGAAAATGGTTTATGATGACAATACAAAAGGATCGGCTGCTAATGGTAGAAAAGGTGATGAAACAGGTGAAGGTGGTTATTCTGACAATAAGCAAACCTTAAATAATGGTACTGCTGATGTGAGTGTTCCCAAGTATGTTATCCCTAACAAAAGTGATTATTATTGGATTAGTAAAGATGATATTGATAATGCTACTGCCAAGCTAGTTACTGCTGTTGATGCAGAAGGCGTACTAACATTTGCCGGTGGAACAATCAATCCTGCTGACGGTGGCTATGAGCAAGCTACAGGTACAAAGCGTATTCCAAGTGTTACAACCAAGCCTTTCACATTAGGAAGAGGCGATATTACTATTCAGGCAAAACATACTGGAACGGGTTGGGTTTGTGAGTTTATGCGCAAATTAGATACAGGTGATGCTGATGATGTAGTATTTGATATTACAAAGGAAATTGCATTTGGTATTGCTATTTTTAACAATGCCGCCATTGCACATGCTGTTAAGCCTAATTTAATATTAAAATTCGAACAATAAGTCTTATTAATTTAATCAATGCTTTTTAAGTGATTAAGTTTTGAAAAACCCGCCAATGGCGGGGTTTTTTGTTTCTAAGCTAACAAGACAAAAAGAAACATGACCCAACTTAATGAATCATGTTTTTGCATTTAGTTTGATTGTAACTTAGTCCATCTTGCGTTGCATTTCAAGCAACAGACGTTCTAATTCTGCGATCTTTTCATTTTGCTGTTCAATTAAAGTTTGCTGCTCCTGCATTCCTTTAACCAAAGGCACTACAAATTGTGCATAGCTAAGGCTGTAGGGTGTTTTGTCATTTGTGGGTGCTCTTACACCACTAAAATCATATGCTGTTTCAACAGCAGCTGCTTCAACTTCCTGAGCAATAAATCCACTTTGTTTAATTTTTTCTACATCATATTTCTCAGCATAATTACTCGAATCAACTACAGTTAATAAATCGTCAAATTTGTCTTTATCAAAAGTATAGGTAACCGGCCTGAGCTTCATGATAAAATCAAGGCCTTTAACATCTTCTTTAATATTGTTTTTTATTCTTTTATCAGAAGAAGTGTAGAAAGTGGAGTTAACGCAACCGACCCAACTTACACTGCTGTTTCCAAGTATGACAACATTGCTGGCATTTGGTTCGGCTCCATTACCAATAGCAGTTGAATTTGAGAATGCTGTATCGTTATAATAAGCTTGATATCCAAGGGCAGTATTATAATGTCCGGATTTATTTGAATAAAGCGCCCTATAACCATATGCCGAGTTAGAATAGCCAGTATTATTGAAATTTAGCGCCTCAGAACCATATGCTGAGTTAGAATAGCCAGTATAGTTGTAATAAAGTGCTCGAGAACCAGTTGCTGTGTTTTCATGACCTGGATTATTTGAATAAAGTGCCTTATAACCATATGCTGAGTTTGAACTGCCGGTATAATTGCTATGTAGCGCTTGAAAACCATTTGCTGTATTACCAATACCTATTAAATTGGAGTAAAGTGCTCTATAACCATTCGCTGTATTATAATATCCTGTAGTATTGTTATATAGTGATTTATATCCAATTGCTGTATTTTTATTACCGTACGTATTTGAATAACCAGCCTGTTGTCCTATGAATATATTATGGCTGGCACGATCTTGCATAGTTGAAGAATAGGTATTGTTGAATCCGCTTCTATATCCAATAAAAATATTTCCTCCAGCTTCATTACCACTAATGGAGTTACCTGCACCTTGGCCAATAAAAACACTGCTATCATTATTTGTAAATTCAAGTGCTTTTTGGGTTATTACCATTTTTTCAGTCCCGGCTATATCAAAGCGTATAATGTCTTCATCTGTATTTTCCTCCAGCTGTATTTTAGTATCGGTATCAGCATCTGTCAAACTAGTTGAGATTGAGTTCCAATTTAATGTATCGGCTGATGTGATATTTTTTGCCACTGAAGCACCAAATACAGGATCTGCTTCTGCTGGCAACTTTACAAAACCTCCATTAGCTAAAAAGATGGTATCGTTGCTAATGCCAATCGCTTGGATTTCGTTTATATCACTTGTGTCAATTGCTGTAATGCTATTGCCATTTAATACGATTCCTGAACCTGAAGAATAGGTTGTATTTTCATCGGTCATTGGTGTCCAGGCTGCTCCATTCCATTTTAAAACTTGATTTGTTTTAGGATTGGTTGATGAAATATTTTTATCCTGAATTCGATTCGCATTCCACATAGCAGCTGAATATCGTGCTTGAAAA belongs to Bacteroidota bacterium and includes:
- a CDS encoding sigma-54-dependent Fis family transcriptional regulator yields the protein MGKMKIFVVDDERIIRVSLSDELRDAGFEVFEFAHANSALMQLQDVKPDLVITDLKMPDVDGIEFLEKIKKFNKDIYVVLMTAHSTISTAVEAMKLGAYDYVEKPFENERMLIIIQHILELKQIKAENRVLQKQLKKDYDFSAYVGKSKRVVEIFELVKIVAQKQTSVLLVGETGTGKELLTNIIHFNSSRNRKPLIKVSCALLSREIFESEIFGHEKGAFTGATDEKVGRFEMANGGTLYLDDIDDVPLEMQVKLLRALEEREIERVGGSKTIKVDIRLIASTKKDLRQMVDEGLFREDLFYRLNVFPIQLPSLRERPEDIISLTRHFVSIFSEEEAKLIDEDVFEILKKYPFQGNVRELRNISERLTLLSIDNRITKEIIPYEIKFPGFKPACFAFDDKTLNEILEEVEKNAIRSALDKTHGNKAKASEILGLPASTLKSKIAKFAL